In Candidatus Cohnella colombiensis, one DNA window encodes the following:
- a CDS encoding metal-dependent hydrolase produces MDTSTHFMFGLGLGGLAMIDPVVTSYPYGTVAVLIGTIAGSNAPDLDTILRLRSNAHYIKNHRGLSHCLPAILGWTALITACLALIFRGLSWWHIGFWVLIAVIVHVLVDLFNPFGTQAFRPLSRRWVSWNIIHLFDPFIFSSHLLAVVLWVSDFADPRLIFPTLYGLLTLYYIWRTIVHRQIYRKVHKRDLTHHPSDQYTVLPTSYIYRWNIVKRSSQGHYDIGEWEHGKLHWIDHMKSEQHPAIEASKQHNDVQAFLEVTPFPCSQLRPQSWGYEVRWVDIRYRNRKQYPFVAVVMMDFSFVPFQSYVGWLSDDRLEKRLRINAN; encoded by the coding sequence ATGGATACGAGTACGCATTTCATGTTTGGTCTTGGTTTAGGTGGACTAGCGATGATCGACCCTGTAGTTACCTCATACCCCTATGGAACTGTTGCAGTCTTAATCGGCACGATCGCGGGATCCAATGCACCCGATCTAGACACCATACTGCGATTAAGAAGTAATGCCCATTATATCAAAAATCATCGCGGCTTGTCCCACTGCTTACCTGCGATCCTCGGTTGGACAGCTTTGATTACTGCATGTCTCGCATTGATCTTTCGCGGGCTCTCTTGGTGGCATATCGGCTTCTGGGTGCTTATCGCTGTCATCGTCCATGTACTGGTCGATCTATTCAATCCGTTCGGAACACAAGCATTTCGACCTCTTAGTCGGCGGTGGGTCTCATGGAATATTATCCATCTATTCGACCCCTTCATATTTAGCTCGCATCTCCTCGCGGTCGTGCTTTGGGTATCCGATTTTGCTGATCCGAGGCTGATTTTCCCTACGCTATACGGGTTACTTACGTTGTATTACATTTGGAGAACGATAGTCCATCGGCAAATATATCGAAAGGTGCATAAACGCGATTTGACTCATCACCCGAGCGATCAATATACGGTGTTGCCCACATCCTACATCTACCGATGGAACATAGTCAAACGATCCTCTCAAGGCCACTACGATATAGGCGAATGGGAGCACGGCAAACTACATTGGATCGATCATATGAAGAGTGAGCAGCATCCCGCAATTGAAGCTTCAAAGCAGCATAATGATGTTCAAGCCTTTTTAGAGGTAACACCCTTTCCCTGTTCACAGTTAAGACCGCAGAGCTGGGGTTATGAAGTGCGTTGGGTCGACATTCGCTACCGCAATCGCAAGCAATATCCATTCGTCGCGGTTGTAATGATGGATTTCTCGTTCGTTCCCTTTCAATCCTATGTTGGCTGGCTTAGTGATGATCGCCTAGAGAAAAGACTTCGTATTAACGCAAATTAA